In Larimichthys crocea isolate SSNF chromosome VII, L_crocea_2.0, whole genome shotgun sequence, the genomic stretch CACCACAGAACAAAAGAGACGAGCACCTTCTGAAGAGGAGAAACGTGCCCCACGAGGACCTCTGCGAGGACTCTGACGTCGACGGAGATTTCAGATCGGTACGGCTGTTTATCCTCCGCTTTAAAGCtcttcacgtgtgtgtgtgcgcgcatcgGACTCTTCGTATTTAGGCGAACAACATCACACAGAGCACGACGGGCCTCTACGTTTGGTGGCATTGCCGGATTGAAGTGTCCACTCAGCAGTTCAGAAATTCAATCACAGTAACTGCCCGGTGGTATGGAGGAGTCTGCTTAGCAATATATCAACAGTGGCACGCTGCTGTAACTCACTGCGAGACATTAGAGAGGCTTTTGTTGAAAAACTGTGCCGGCCAATCTAGTTTAAATACTTAACAAACCAGTGACCGCTGTGTGGCTGCTTTCAGTCGCGCTAAAATAACACATCAATTGTGTTGCCTGGAGGACATTTGCTTTTCCAGTTTGTTGCcctttcaaaatgaaaaaaagtttgtcCTGCTGAGCTTGTTAGACTccacagaaaatggaaatatgaaaagcattcctttttttctgcagctgtcagagTCACCACTGTTTTTAATTCCTCAGAGTTAAAGTTGTCTCTTTAAtccccctccccacacacacacacaaactgaggaaTGCAAATACACAAGTATAAATCTGCTGCAGCACATATTTGTATGCAGCGCTTTTATCGGACGGTCAACGATCAGTCGGCTGCAGCTTCTGCCCATCAGAAACATCACCTTGATTTAATGGTACCTGCAGTCGTGGTCCACGATCAGCACCTGATCAGAAGTGATATTCAGAGCTCCGAGCTCCCTGTAGAGGGCGTCAGGTGAACTTGCCAAATTGGCAAATTATCATGTTGAATGCCGGCCCACGCGTCCAGCCAAGCCGACTGTTACACCACACCACCACGCAGGTTCAAGCGAGGATGCGAGTCATTGTGTTGGTATGATGGCATTTCCCAATCGTCCCCATCCTCTCACTGTTCTCAGCGGCTCTTTCCTTCCTGTTTTGTAAAGTCTCACACACACGAAAGAAATTTCAGgaatgattgtttttattggAGAGCAAGAAGCGAACAGATGTGCGCTCGCATTTAGTGCTGCCAAAATATAGCACGCATGTTGTTTCCCTGACCTGTTTGTGATCATCTTGTAACTCTTGACGTTGCGTACTTTACGTGTTCTAATGTTTGACTTTCcaaaactttgttttacagCAAAACACCTCCCTTGAAGCAATAGTGCAAGTAAGTAGGAcgtttaatttattatttattctcatGGGCAGTGTATATCATAGAAATAGGATGCTGGAagttggatttaaaaaaaaaaaaactgctttcgTCCGCTATTATGTTGTAAACGTTGTGTATGACTTGTTGTTTTAGAATGCCACCAGTGATAACCAGGGCATCCAGCTGAGCGCTGTCCAGGCCGCCAGGTAcgaatgtttgtgtttgtcaactctgttcatttgaatttttacGCTCGCAGTTCTCAAGGTGCTTTCACACCTAACCTGTTTTCTGGTTCTCGGCTGGTGTGAAAGCTGTCCGTCAAACTCCAGTGCAAACTTGAACAACCAGACCGAGGCGACAAGAAAAGACCGAGCAGATGCTCGCGCAAGCTGATTTGTGGTGTGAAAACAAAGTGGCTGCAGGATGTGTATGATGGTAACTTTAGTGTGAATTCACAAGAAACTCTTCTACTGAACCTGCTGAGCGTGAGCCGACAAAGAGGCGACCTCCataatccaaaaaacaaaacgaaaccCTGGACTACAGATGTGAAAGGGCGTAGATGAATTGgtgaaatcagattttaaagacaaaattattcctaaaacatatttaaattcaattaatgTCGCTTTTTGGCATGTGAAATTTAGTCTAACCATGTTCCCATCATCATGCGACCCAAACGTAACATTCACTCTGAATAAACAGTGTTGCTGTTGCATCACACTGAGGTTTTGTTTGCTCTATAACAGTTTATTCGTACACACGTCTGGTCCAGAGGTGTGTATGTAAGGTACAGATTCTGCATCAGTCTTTTCTGATTTAAAATTGATGCcctcttgcaaaaaaaaatatggtttTAGTGTTGAAATTTCTGGGGCTGACTGTTTTTCCAGTTCGGTCGGACAGCGGTGATTTACAGTAAGTCAGCGCTGTATGATTAATGGAGATTGTAAATGGCACTGCAGCTCAGTGGTGCAGCCTAAAGTTGGGTCAGGGTGCTGCAGTAAGGAAGCTGAACACACGAAACATGTTTTCagggttattttttttcatcctgCAGCGACGTCTTGACACAGAAAATACCTTCACACTGCGCTCGATGTTGTGTAACGTTGATGTTGGGTCATACGCAGGTTGAACTGACAATGCGGTTGACTTATGTTCACATTCTTcagatgtttctctctgtgtgtagttGGATCTTGTCAGTAacgctgtgctgtgttttttttgtttttgtaggaAGTTGTTGTCCAGTGACCGTAACCCTCCCATAGATGACCTGATTAAGTCCGGGATCCTTCCGATACTGGTCCACTGCCTGGACAGAGACGACAAGTAAGCAGCTTGTAATTCTGTTTGTATCAGTGAGTCGTGCTTTTTCATGTGCGATAATTATAGTACAggttgcccccccccccttttttttcctgatcatGTTGAGTTTATGTACACTTCAAAGTTATGCAAATGAGCCGGCAGGGTTTAGCCCAGCCTACttctgagctgtttttttttttttttttgcacttatGTAAATGTGTCCCAGTTTTCACCTTCCAGGGATGGCACAAATATATTAATGACTCATCAGCATACTTTTACTGTTTGACGCCTGGTCACTTTTACCACTGCCTTCATCCTCATCCATCTCTCACCTCTCCACAGCCCGTCTCTCCAGTTTGAGGCAGCCTGGGCTTTAACCAACATAGCGTCTGGTACCTCAGAGCAGACTCAAGCCGTGGTCCAGTCCAGTAAGTGCCACGACACggtttcctcttctttctgttcatttcatcTCTACTTTGTTTTTAAGGAAGAGTTATGAGTTCTCCATCGACTGGTATTATGTTAGTGGAGTGTGCATATCTGTGCTGGAATTCTAAACATATTTTGGAGACTTAACCTTTTCCAAATGCCGATTGTTTATcttgtgttgcatgtgtttgttttcatgaccTTTTGTCTATATTCACGTCATCTCCTAGTCGATAAATTCACAGTAAATTTCACACACAAGAATGACAAACAGTAATTGTGTCTATACTTCATGTACTACCTGATTTAGTTTTTACTTGGCAAATACAATtattatgaaatgttttatcGTGGGTTATAATAATATAGGTGATATATTCTTTCCTAATAGAGCTGCCTGCTTGTCACAGCAGTGCATGGCACACAGTCAGAAGTTGTGATTGATCTGAATTGCAGCAAACTTGAGTGTTGAAACACTTAAATCATAATATCGTCTTAATCTCTGATTAATTCTGCAGGCTTAACAGCAGAGTTTAAGTGTGTCTGGCCTTGAATGAAGCAtatttctgctctctctgcttaCATGTGATTGTACATGTTCCTTTGttccttttccattttcctctgtTCAGCTATCACCAACAATTGTACACATTATATTTAAGTTAAAAGCAAATTAGACAaactaaagcaaaaaaacaagatcCGAATTTGTCGAAGCAAGAAAATATTCTCCGTTCTCCGGTTCttcatcttatttttttcttggcaTGTTGTGGCTAAGTTGCATTTAAATCTGAGTCTGGATCGTCCAAGTAGTCTTTAATGTGTGATCAGATGAAAAGTACGACCATTGTATCTCTTACCAAAAGCTGGAACATGATACCTGAATTACAAATCAACACATGAGCACATGAGACGTCTGTTTATATGATTTACATCGAGCTGTTCCCTCTGTAGGTGCCGTGCCTCTGTTCCTGAGGCTGCTTCAGTCTCCTCACCAGAATGTGTGCGAACAGGCAGTCTGGGCCCTCGGCAACATCATAGGTGAGTCACTGTTGGTGCAAACACgagtgtgttttaaaaatgaatacaatCGGTACCTAGAGGACGTGTGctccatctgtttgtgtgtgatatcTCTTCAGGTGATGGCCCTCAGTGCAGAGACTACGTGATCAGCTTGGGTGTGGTCAAGCCGCTGCTCTCTTTCATCAGCCCCTCCATTCCCATCACCTTCCTCCGCAATGTCACCTGGGTCATGGTCAATTTGTGCCGCCACAAGGACCCTCCACCACCCATGGAGACGATCCaggaggtgtgtatgtgtgctagTTAGTCCGAGTAACGTGGATGAAAGGCTAATACGCTCACCAGTGAAGGGAATACACGTGTAGTCGTCTTCGGTTTGTACGTTTTCAAAGGGAAGATACTGAAGGTCAAACACGTCCTTTCATTCTTGTAAGAAACTCCAAAAGTTGCAGGCGTGTGGGGAGGAAAAGAGCATGAGGTCAAAAGATGAAAGAGGATGCTACATACGGTCTGCAGCCTGCAGCTAGAATATTTTATGAACACAGGGAGAAGGTTTCCGTCCACAGGTCAGACCTCAGTTTGTCGGATGGTTTGATGAAAAAAGGCGACAGTCTGTAGGATCGTCTCTTATCTCGAATTCTGACAAGTGAAGCAGAAGAAAGctagttcacagtgtgtgtcacaAACTGGCTGTCTGCTTCCAAGCGTGCTCATCACTACTGCATGTAAGTCAAGGCACTCTGCCTGCACCACCACGCCTAAACCCTTTTAGATGTTTTGGCAGAGGAAAGCCTCAGCGGTGGACTTAAGTTGGTTAAATGAGGGTAGATTTAGTGTTGCACTAAGGTGCGCGGTTGTGTGGCGCTATCATTAAGCCTTTATAGATCTCAGAGGatctgtgtttaatgtttctgtttctccatctAATGACTCCGCCGTTTTTTCTCAGATCCTGCCGGCTCTCTGCGTGCTGATCCACCACACTGATGTCAGTGTGAGtagtcttttctttctttggtgcCTTGACCTCATTTTTTTGAAATGATATTCCTACAAAATAAACCCCTAAAGGAGAATGTATTCATTAGTTTCTACTCTTCTTCGCTGCTTCCAGATCTTGGTAGACACGGTGTGGGCTCTGTCGTATCTGACGGACGCCGGCAACGAGCAGATCCAAATGGTGATCGACTCTGGCATCGTCCCACATCTGGTACCTCTGCTCAGTCACCAGGAAGTCAAAGTTCAGGTATGAAGAGGCGCCAGACGCGAGGCTGATTTATGCTAGACATAAAAATCGATGAAATCAGTaaacaaattgttttatttatactcCCTGTCCACATCCAGACTGCTGCCCTGAGGGCTGTCGGGAACATTGTGACCGGCACAGACGAACAGACTCAGGTCGTGCTCAACTGTGACGCTCTCAGCCATTTCCCTGCACTCCTCACACACCCGAAGGAGAAAATCAACAAGGTATAACAGCACGCGCTCATTTTCTCTGCTTCCTCCCACGCACATGTACACTTGTCATTCTGAAACTACTGCAGCGTGCAGCGCTGCCTGGAAGTGATGAAATCAGAGACCTGGTGCTCGTATGAATGCGGTGTGAAAGTTATAGACGGGACAGATAGCTTCATGTAGCAAGTCGACAACATGGAGGATCACCACGACGACGATGAAGAGGACACCCGAGCCTGCCTGGTTGTAGTTAGTGAGACAGATTGGTGGGTGGGGAGGATGGtagtctgtgtgcatgtgagctgAATGTGTGATACCATGGGTTGGTGGCCAGAGGGTGCTGAAGACCATGTGTCCTCTGCTGACATCGGAGTGCATCTGAGACCAGTCACTTAAAAAACGAGGCCCCTCCTTTTTAGTGACGTGGACGATGATTAGAGCCTCGACACCGCCCTCGCCCCGCCCTCAGCACTCTGTCTCGACCAGAGATCAAACTCTCAGAGGGGATCTCTGGATTCTGATCCAGTTCAGTGATTCATGCCTCAAGATGAGTGCTGGCGCAgtcttattatatttaaatctgATCCTAATCTTCAGATGATTTCTGACACGTTCCTCCACTAGTTGAAGGTGTCACACAGCAAATTTATGTCGTGTCAGACCATCCACAGTCAACCTTGCAGCTGACACATGCATCTGTGCTTTCTGTCCTGTAGGAGGCAGTGTGGTTCCTGTCCAACATCACAGCAGGCAACCAGCAGCAGGTGCAGGCCGTCATCGATGCCAAGCTAGTCCCCATGATCATTCACCTGCTCGACAAGGTGCGCATCCATCTCcatttataaaatgtgtcaAGTACATATTATTTTTTGGACAGCACATATAGAAAAATCTGTATTGCTCACTTTGAATGcatcgttttgttttgttttttagggtGACTTTGGCACTCAGAAGGAAGCAGCCTGGGCGATCAGCAACCTGACAATAAGTGGAAGAAAAGATCAGGTACGCATCATCCAAACAAACGACCTtgttctcactctctcacctcctctgccGGCTGTAGGCTCACGTTTTATCTAGCTTTTCTTCACCAAAAACTATTGTCATATGATATCTTTCAATTACAACAAGTGCAATCAAGTCTTGGCATTTTTTGAGAATGAAATCGAGTCATGAGAAACAGAAACCTTGTTAAGAAAAGGGCTGAGTTTTGGAAATGATCGTGAAGGAATCCATTTCAGAACAATCAACATGATGCATCTCATAAAACtaaatttgtttgatttaaatggCTGAAATTCATCATTTGAACAGCAGAACTAAAGCTTCAATTGAGTTTCATTGTTATATTAAAATCATCTGAAGCAACCAATATGACTTACCAATATACCCGTCATGTCTCATCACTGATATTCCTTGTTGTCTCTCTGCGTGTCTCCAGGTGGCGCACCTGATCGAGAAGCAGGTGATCCCTCCGTTCTGCAACCTGCTGACAGTGAAGGACGCCCAGGTCGTTCAGGTCGTTCTCGACGGCCTCAGCAATATCCTGAAGATGGCAGACGATGAGGCCGAAACGATTGCTAACCTTATTGAGGAATGTGGAGGTAAGCTTCCACACCATTGTTTtgtcgtgtttgtgtttttaaacatttggagATGAAGTGGTgtattaattgttgtttttgttccttcagGTTTGGAAAAAGTGGAGGCACTGCAGAATCACGAAAATGAAGATATCTACAAATTGGCATACGAAATTATTGATCAGTTCTTCTCATCCGATGATGTAAGTTATAAGTAAAAAgggttgatttgttttgtcacaaCAGTTCTGAGATTTCAGTATTTTACTGACTCCTTTGTCGCTTCGTCGTCTTTCGTTCAGATTGATGAAGACACCAGCCTGGTCCCAGAGGCCATCCAGGGTGGAACTTACGGCTTTAACTCAGCCAACGTGCCAGCCGAGGGATTCCAGTTCTAGACGGCATCTGGGGTATTCTGGAGTTTTGTTCACGATGCAGCACTCtgttcaacataaaaaaattaggagagaaagagcgagagagagcgagagtgtgAGAAATTTGATCCATTGTGCTTGGCTCGTGGGATCCATGGCTGCATCTTATctgagagaaaaatgtgtgGATTTCATTTGGCATTCCAGGGGAACCAGCCCAAATGAAGTTTGAGATGGCGAGTGGGTGCGAGTGAGAATGAGTGGCTACATGTtgcaaaaaagcaaaacatctACATCAAATGCGTTGAGAGACATGCCGACATAACTTCTGTGTTATTGGAGCTGTCGCCTTCGGAAAACTACTTCAAACGACAAAAAAACTCGATGTCTGCCCGGGGAGAACCAAGGACATccaaaaaataagaaatcaagAGATCTTGAAAtattacaacaaacaacaaaatgcagaaatgaaatataacttTAATTATGAACTGAGATGAACCACGAACCATCACAATTCTGCGGTCCTCCGACTAGAGAGGGCGCCACCCTCGAAGTGCCCCTCCCCCAATCGGCCACGCTATCagacatgtgtgtgaatggaccCATTTGTGTATGAATGTCTGGACTCAGTGCTGAGGAGCCAGGTTCATCTCCTCCAACGAAACGCCCCCAACAGGGCACCATCCTCTCCCCCCTGGTTGGGCGAGGCCAGGAGTCCGGCTGCGCGTGTCGCATGTTGTGCGAGAGTATGGACGGATGAGTTGTGTGTGCTTGGCTGCGTGCGTGACTGGGAGTATGCAAGTCTGGGTGAGAACGCATGCAGAGacgggaaaacaaaaaaaatataaataacaacatCTGAAGAGAAACATAAATTGAGAAACGCAACAATGAGGTTAGCAAAGGTTTTCAGGAAAGAAATTCTGCCTTTGAAAGAGAGGCTGATCCTCAAATCCCTGAAAGGAAGAACTTtggatatgaaaaaaaaagtcatcgtCATCACAaggatttttgatttttgttgttttttttgttttgaattattgtTAAGTTAGTATTAATTGACACTGGACAATGCTATTGGCAGGTGTGGAGCAGCAGTGCATTGTATTAAGATGCATTTGGTGGCTTTtgggctttttctttttgcctccaGTGTGTTcctttttatgatatttttttattttcagcttttagTTTCATTGCTTCTGTAAAGGTGATTGACGACGATCGTATTCCACCCTTCACGCCACAACCCTAACCTACGCACCAGACATGGGCTTTTTGATGCTGTGAAATTCTGACACCATCACTATAATCAACCAAAATGACCTGTTCCCCTTGTGACGATTAATTCATTTCTTTCCTTCGACTTATAGCAAAATCACTGCGTTGCAGTTTTGTTGCCATAGCTTCGACTTATATCACCAAGGGAGAAGAGAACAATGGCCATTTCACGTAGGATTGTGAATCATAACCTTTGCATGTACTAAACTATAGCACAGTTATTTTTTAGGGTATTTTAGTTTCCTTAGGCTGTGGATACAGtgtaattttcattttaagtaAAACTGTGCTTAAATGTTACATGTTTCCCCCTTCCCTTACCCCCACACTAGTGTCCAATTTGCTAAATAATCTATGGTTTTGCACATGTACTGCAAAGTGAGGCCTGAAGTCTTTCTGACGGTGTGTTGGTCGGTTTTCATAGGTTTTTGACCTGCCAACAACCTCCTACAATATGCATCACTCAACCACAATCTTTGTTGTCTTTCTAGAGTAATCCAATGATGCTTTTTAGTGATACTTGAGaaaataatgactttatttCAGGAGCAGCAGTAATGAATCTGCTAATGTATCTCAGCTAGACTTAAAGAGGGGGATTTAACCTCACTCTTCTCAAGGTCAAAGGGTGTCCCCACATGTCAGACTGGAGTTGTCCTAAGTGGGTTCtcctgaataataaataaacccaTGAACAAGTTTGCTGTACCTTTTTAGTACCTTGCAGAGTCCTCCTTACCTCCCCCCCCATACTCCTCTTTCCTCTTATACCAGCTAGGTGTACAAGCTTACCTTGACccatttttttgtgttaactTCAAACACTGTAGTAAAAATGATTACACATTGTGCTCATACACCTTCTGTTGAAcatagggttttttttttcctgtttttgtttttttgcagcattCCTTGTTAGCAAACATGTGGTTTCAAATCTAAAATAATGACatggaagttaaaaaaaaaaaaaaggttaaaaaaataaattaaaaaaggtgGTTTGGCCCCCAAaaatttttttgggggggagatAGGCTACAGGATAGGTTGTCTTcgagaaaaataaatagtgaaACCCAAATggggagactgtgtgtgtgtgtggtctgttgTGAAGGAGTGGTGtgattacttattttatttattttgcgtttatttattttttttacaacaacaaaaaaaaagtgagacagCCAACTGCCGTCGTTTGTCCTAACGGCTGAGCTTGAATTCAAATCGAGAAAAAGGCGGAATCTGATTGGCCAGGGGGAGACCGTTTATCCGCATGCGCA encodes the following:
- the kpna4 gene encoding importin subunit alpha-3, translated to MADNEKLDNQRLKNFKNKGRDLETMRRQRTEVVVELRKNKRDEHLLKRRNVPHEDLCEDSDVDGDFRSQNTSLEAIVQNATSDNQGIQLSAVQAARKLLSSDRNPPIDDLIKSGILPILVHCLDRDDNPSLQFEAAWALTNIASGTSEQTQAVVQSSAVPLFLRLLQSPHQNVCEQAVWALGNIIGDGPQCRDYVISLGVVKPLLSFISPSIPITFLRNVTWVMVNLCRHKDPPPPMETIQEILPALCVLIHHTDVSILVDTVWALSYLTDAGNEQIQMVIDSGIVPHLVPLLSHQEVKVQTAALRAVGNIVTGTDEQTQVVLNCDALSHFPALLTHPKEKINKEAVWFLSNITAGNQQQVQAVIDAKLVPMIIHLLDKGDFGTQKEAAWAISNLTISGRKDQVAHLIEKQVIPPFCNLLTVKDAQVVQVVLDGLSNILKMADDEAETIANLIEECGGLEKVEALQNHENEDIYKLAYEIIDQFFSSDDIDEDTSLVPEAIQGGTYGFNSANVPAEGFQF